A single window of Streptomyces griseoviridis DNA harbors:
- a CDS encoding DEAD/DEAH box helicase: MERTLDPEVLASALGEYRVGGVLPSAQNLLAAMTELEIAAFRGEREIEDDTLATAWYLHGLAALAPESPGYDAVRVRRAFATSAHLMDLALGDERRPEAERLQIAFAAQAGYRRSEQDPNATAVYRQIRALVDIAGELRGHIGTLAVEAGVVFLGFDRPELGRALRAWRRQLHGVRAVMRRGTLAGTMYGPAEAVVEAVFHLDQFLGIGEERDLLAAQRLLRDVMTERAGRGDRLARWVAAHLFQLSGEMAASSLYQLLPPGTPAAVARSFALSKPPVMTLWPPQRQLLRLARGNPLDPATSRSLISVPTSAGKTLMAQLVICSHLAQRPGRVVYVSPMRSLGREMRGTLRGRLRVLGRRLAAEQPEFPLGPWASSAEPDGADVEIVTPERLMHMIRNNPGEVLAEVGLVVVDEAHHLGQGRRGFVLESLLTLLQARSDIRLVLLSAAVGNKGDIASWLDPHRPEREVYFTDTWRGPRRMHGLMYPNLMTEQAELAERRPTAKHASPVLATVPVETLLDVRPTASSAIARLTTGEVGTRRFAGTAGRWTARTRLPGGIADYQVFAAGAAELTANGSVLMVVGTRRAARDAALAIAERLPERPESAALTDYLADTLGAEHPLVRCTLHGVAYHHGALPEDVLHAVEGALRRDELLAIASTSTLTDGVNLPVRTVIVHHKVDGDPLTYDGQRALSPAELLNAIGRAGRAGRESEGWIFLTRPYPPRPAEFNTLNPDPEQLRVVSALLTGEALAELAAAEDTLRQNADGVFALADGIAADFASFVWLVLQLHASSAAPQGNPIDALDALFALSQRGNGRHTSRWLTLADKVATVFDTTDPAQAGRWAATGTSLGSARYLDWLANHLAVLLDQHTVDDATGGDRLAEPEEWPLRRTLDFLTEHQVFDRLLDHVPEVTKTWSFKDKETRGTQMNVPIAPALCEWISGAPIPHLARSWQPGIAAGWALEQAVRNISTAFGHALSWTVGALINLVNTSPALSPGAPRLNTYTAWHIRHGVDTEQALTLLTSGITSRRIAHLLGRDAARLGHRSAGLRQWTAQHHVDGWTQQYGASDYEIQDLLDYVRTPSDPINQLLENRAATTPLTRLIAGTLDGPVNVARPSERHPAIRVARDRRRVATVPADRHLDVLAMLDSGLDLDHRLHNGQLVTTRRSR, encoded by the coding sequence GTGGAGCGCACTCTAGACCCGGAGGTGCTCGCGTCCGCGCTCGGTGAGTACCGGGTGGGCGGGGTGCTGCCCAGCGCACAGAACCTGCTCGCGGCCATGACCGAACTGGAGATCGCGGCCTTCCGCGGTGAGCGGGAGATCGAGGACGACACTCTTGCCACCGCGTGGTACCTGCACGGGCTCGCCGCGCTCGCCCCGGAGTCTCCTGGCTACGACGCGGTGCGGGTGCGACGAGCCTTCGCCACAAGCGCGCACCTGATGGACCTCGCCCTGGGCGACGAACGCCGACCCGAGGCTGAGCGGCTCCAGATCGCCTTCGCCGCCCAAGCCGGGTACCGGCGCAGCGAGCAGGACCCGAACGCCACCGCCGTCTACCGGCAGATTCGCGCTCTCGTCGACATCGCTGGTGAACTGCGCGGGCACATCGGCACCCTGGCGGTGGAGGCCGGCGTGGTCTTCCTCGGTTTCGACCGCCCGGAGCTGGGCCGGGCGCTGCGTGCGTGGCGGCGGCAGCTACACGGGGTGCGGGCAGTGATGCGCCGCGGAACCCTGGCGGGGACGATGTACGGGCCCGCAGAGGCCGTCGTGGAGGCCGTATTCCATCTGGACCAGTTCCTGGGGATTGGCGAGGAGCGGGATCTGCTGGCAGCGCAGCGGCTGCTGCGGGACGTGATGACCGAAAGGGCGGGCCGGGGCGACCGGTTGGCGCGGTGGGTTGCCGCGCATCTGTTCCAGCTGAGCGGGGAGATGGCGGCCAGCAGTCTGTACCAACTGCTTCCCCCGGGAACTCCTGCGGCAGTGGCGCGGAGCTTCGCGCTGTCGAAGCCGCCGGTGATGACGCTCTGGCCGCCGCAGCGCCAGCTCCTGAGGCTTGCGCGTGGCAACCCGCTCGACCCGGCGACGTCACGAAGCCTGATCAGTGTGCCGACCAGCGCGGGCAAGACGTTGATGGCCCAGCTGGTGATCTGCTCGCACCTGGCGCAGCGCCCCGGGCGCGTGGTGTACGTGTCGCCAATGCGCAGCCTGGGGCGGGAGATGCGCGGGACGCTGCGGGGCCGACTTCGGGTGCTCGGGCGGCGCCTAGCTGCGGAGCAGCCGGAGTTCCCGCTGGGCCCCTGGGCGTCCTCGGCGGAGCCGGACGGCGCGGACGTGGAGATCGTCACCCCCGAGCGGCTCATGCACATGATCCGCAACAACCCCGGCGAAGTACTGGCGGAGGTCGGGCTGGTCGTCGTCGACGAGGCCCACCACCTGGGCCAGGGGCGGCGCGGCTTCGTGCTGGAGAGCCTGCTCACGCTGCTGCAGGCCCGCAGCGACATCCGACTCGTGCTGCTGTCCGCCGCAGTCGGCAACAAGGGCGACATCGCCTCGTGGCTCGACCCGCATCGCCCCGAACGGGAGGTCTACTTCACCGACACCTGGCGGGGTCCGCGCCGGATGCACGGGCTCATGTATCCGAACCTCATGACGGAGCAGGCCGAGCTGGCAGAGCGGCGGCCGACGGCGAAGCATGCCTCGCCGGTGCTGGCCACCGTGCCCGTCGAGACCCTCCTCGATGTCCGGCCGACTGCCTCGTCCGCCATCGCCCGGCTGACTACCGGCGAGGTGGGCACGCGGCGCTTCGCCGGCACCGCAGGCCGGTGGACTGCACGGACCCGTCTGCCAGGCGGGATCGCCGACTATCAGGTCTTCGCCGCCGGCGCCGCGGAACTCACCGCGAACGGTAGCGTGTTGATGGTCGTCGGCACCCGGCGGGCAGCTCGTGACGCGGCCCTCGCCATCGCCGAACGCCTGCCCGAGCGGCCCGAGTCTGCGGCCCTGACCGACTACCTCGCCGACACCCTCGGCGCGGAACATCCTCTGGTGCGCTGCACCCTGCACGGCGTCGCCTACCACCACGGCGCCCTGCCCGAGGACGTCCTCCACGCTGTCGAGGGCGCGCTGCGCCGGGACGAGCTCCTGGCCATCGCCAGCACCAGTACCCTCACCGACGGCGTCAACCTGCCCGTCCGCACCGTCATCGTCCACCACAAGGTCGACGGCGACCCGCTCACCTACGACGGCCAGCGCGCCCTGTCCCCCGCTGAACTCCTCAACGCCATCGGCCGCGCTGGGCGGGCCGGCCGGGAGAGCGAGGGATGGATCTTCCTGACCCGCCCCTACCCGCCCCGCCCCGCCGAATTCAACACCCTCAACCCCGACCCGGAGCAGTTGCGCGTCGTCTCCGCACTGCTGACCGGCGAGGCCCTGGCCGAACTCGCCGCCGCCGAGGACACCCTGCGGCAGAACGCTGACGGAGTCTTCGCGCTGGCGGACGGCATCGCCGCGGACTTCGCCTCGTTCGTCTGGCTCGTCCTGCAGCTCCATGCCTCCTCAGCGGCGCCCCAGGGCAATCCCATCGACGCCCTGGACGCACTGTTCGCCCTGTCCCAGAGAGGCAACGGGCGGCACACCAGCAGGTGGCTCACCCTCGCGGACAAGGTCGCCACCGTGTTCGATACCACCGACCCGGCCCAGGCCGGCCGGTGGGCTGCCACCGGCACCAGCCTGGGGTCAGCCCGCTACCTTGACTGGCTCGCGAACCACCTGGCCGTGCTGCTCGACCAGCACACGGTGGACGACGCGACCGGAGGCGACCGCCTCGCCGAGCCCGAAGAATGGCCGCTGCGCCGCACCCTCGACTTCCTCACCGAGCACCAGGTCTTCGACCGCCTGCTCGACCACGTCCCGGAGGTCACCAAGACCTGGAGCTTCAAGGACAAGGAGACGCGGGGCACGCAGATGAACGTCCCGATCGCCCCCGCGCTCTGCGAATGGATCTCCGGCGCCCCGATCCCACACCTCGCGCGTTCCTGGCAGCCCGGCATCGCTGCTGGGTGGGCGCTCGAACAGGCGGTACGCAACATCAGCACCGCCTTCGGGCACGCCCTGAGCTGGACCGTCGGCGCCCTGATCAACCTGGTCAACACTAGCCCCGCGCTCTCTCCCGGCGCGCCCAGGCTCAACACATACACTGCCTGGCACATCCGCCACGGCGTCGACACGGAGCAGGCCCTGACCCTGCTCACCTCCGGCATCACCTCCCGACGCATCGCCCACCTACTTGGTCGCGACGCCGCCCGTCTCGGGCACCGGTCGGCTGGCCTGCGGCAGTGGACCGCCCAGCATCACGTCGACGGCTGGACGCAGCAGTATGGGGCGAGCGACTACGAGATCCAGGATCTCCTCGACTACGTCCGTACTCCCTCCGACCCGATCAACCAGCTCCTCGAGAACCGCGCCGCCACCACTCCGCTGACCCGGCTGATAGCAGGGACACTCGATGGCCCGGTCAACGTCGCACGGCCCAGCGAGCGTCACCCGGCCATCCGCGTCGCCCGCGACCGCCGTCGGGTGGCGACCGTGCCGGCCGACCGCCACCTCGATGTCCTCGCGATGCTCGACAGCGGACTCGACCTCGACCACCGTCTTCACAACGGCCAACTCGTCACCACCCGGCGCAGCCGGTAG
- a CDS encoding DUF5655 domain-containing protein encodes MSGLKLFHTTNSGVTEVAPRLAQVEADVQDLIEAHMETMLGVRFLASEYSTGPVHGGRIDSLGIDENNAPAIVEYKRGTDAGVIHQGLFYMAWLMDHKDAFRHLVRDRLGAAVAAQVLWSAPRLICVAGDFTRYDVHAVREHRRSIDLVRYRFFGNEHIGLETVASVTGQTAVSTAGRRRHGVEALRGRREHGAITELAAAVDEVLLGLGDDITKVENRTYRAYQRLRNFACVCPPQKTKLLVYLKADPKEVDLVPGFTRDVTGLGHHGTGDLEVQLRTDRDLERAQDLFRLSYTAA; translated from the coding sequence GTGTCGGGCCTGAAGCTGTTCCACACGACAAACAGCGGCGTGACCGAGGTCGCGCCGCGTCTTGCTCAGGTCGAGGCGGATGTGCAGGACCTCATTGAGGCGCACATGGAGACCATGCTCGGGGTACGGTTCCTGGCGAGCGAGTACAGCACCGGCCCCGTCCACGGCGGGCGCATCGATTCGCTGGGCATTGATGAGAACAACGCGCCCGCGATCGTGGAATACAAGCGCGGTACCGACGCAGGCGTGATCCATCAGGGCCTCTTCTACATGGCGTGGCTGATGGACCACAAGGACGCGTTCCGGCACCTGGTCCGCGACAGGCTCGGGGCTGCGGTCGCGGCCCAGGTGCTGTGGAGCGCACCGAGGCTGATCTGCGTGGCCGGCGACTTCACTCGCTATGACGTTCATGCCGTGCGCGAGCACCGCCGCTCGATCGACCTGGTCCGTTACCGGTTCTTCGGCAACGAACACATCGGCCTTGAGACGGTCGCCTCCGTCACCGGCCAGACCGCCGTCTCCACAGCAGGCCGGCGTCGCCACGGGGTGGAGGCGCTGCGCGGCCGTCGGGAACACGGGGCGATAACGGAGTTGGCCGCTGCGGTCGACGAGGTACTGCTCGGGCTCGGTGACGACATCACCAAGGTCGAGAACCGGACCTACCGGGCGTATCAGCGGCTGCGGAACTTCGCCTGCGTCTGCCCGCCGCAGAAGACCAAGCTGCTCGTCTACCTCAAGGCCGACCCCAAGGAGGTCGACTTGGTCCCCGGGTTCACTCGGGACGTGACGGGGCTCGGGCACCACGGAACCGGCGACCTAGAGGTGCAGCTGCGCACGGACCGGGACCTGGAGCGCGCCCAGGACCTGTTCCGCCTCAGCTACACCGCGGCGTAG
- a CDS encoding phosphotransferase family protein, giving the protein MVRAGNTVRRPASAASGFVAELLDHLQQRGFNGAPRHFGRDAAGRDVFSYLPGWVPARFQRWGDAQVAAAGALLRAFHDATRGCRLTGPHSVVCHHDVGPNNTVFVDAVPVAFIDFDTAAPGDPLEDLGYMCWTWCVSSKTADPTARAQAAQVRVLADAYGADAASRSHLVDAMLERQARNAQWWSSRLQGLSAETAEHDVISNRILWSEQEHAYTMAHREVFSAALQRL; this is encoded by the coding sequence GTGGTCAGGGCTGGCAACACGGTCCGCCGTCCCGCCTCAGCAGCATCTGGGTTCGTCGCGGAGCTGCTCGACCACCTACAGCAGCGCGGCTTCAATGGCGCGCCGCGTCACTTCGGGCGCGATGCTGCCGGCCGGGACGTCTTCAGCTACCTGCCAGGCTGGGTGCCGGCGCGCTTTCAGCGCTGGGGCGACGCTCAGGTCGCCGCCGCCGGTGCGCTGCTTCGCGCCTTCCACGACGCCACCCGTGGTTGCCGCCTGACCGGTCCACACTCCGTGGTCTGCCATCACGACGTGGGACCGAATAACACCGTCTTCGTCGACGCGGTACCGGTGGCCTTCATCGACTTCGACACCGCCGCTCCGGGCGACCCGCTTGAAGACCTCGGCTACATGTGCTGGACGTGGTGCGTCTCGTCCAAAACCGCAGACCCCACCGCACGCGCCCAAGCGGCACAAGTCCGCGTCCTCGCAGATGCCTACGGAGCGGACGCCGCTTCACGCTCACATCTGGTAGACGCCATGCTCGAGCGCCAAGCCCGCAACGCCCAGTGGTGGAGCAGCCGCCTACAGGGGCTGTCCGCAGAAACCGCCGAGCACGATGTGATCAGCAACCGGATCCTCTGGTCGGAGCAGGAGCACGCCTACACAATGGCCCACCGCGAAGTATTCTCCGCCGCCCTCCAGCGACTTTGA
- the aspS gene encoding aspartate--tRNA(Asn) ligase, with amino-acid sequence MIHTTSRVLVAELRQHVGETVSVSGWVNTLRLQAKMQFVVVRDHTGMVQVTHRRGGEGDETEAALESLTAESAVRITGRVVDNAIVKLGGLELIPESVEVLNRAETPLPIDEQTGLEHRLDWRFLDVRIRPEAQLLFATQTTFEQGMREYAYSQGCTEMHTPKLMDTASESGAEVFELGYFGRSAYLAQSPQFFKQMAIAAGIDKVFEIGPVFRAEPSFTSRHATEFTGVDVELAWITDVEDVMRFEEHMLAHGMAKVAEQHGEAIREVFGVEVAAPQVPFPRITMAEAQEILRGKGWDPEGRKEDLDPEGERGVAAHIKEQTGHEFVFITHYPTSIRPFYHMRPADRPDLTLSFDLLWKGLEITTGAQREHRYDVLVKQAAGKGMSTEPLQDYLNAFRYGCPPHGGLGMGLGRVLMVMLGLDSIREATFLFRGPNRLTP; translated from the coding sequence ATGATCCACACGACTAGCCGTGTATTGGTCGCCGAGCTGCGGCAACACGTAGGCGAGACCGTTTCTGTCTCCGGTTGGGTGAACACGCTCCGGCTGCAGGCCAAGATGCAATTCGTAGTCGTACGCGACCACACCGGCATGGTGCAGGTCACCCATCGGCGTGGCGGTGAGGGCGACGAAACCGAGGCCGCCCTGGAGAGTCTGACCGCCGAGTCCGCAGTCCGCATCACTGGGCGGGTGGTCGACAACGCGATCGTGAAACTCGGCGGCCTGGAGCTCATCCCCGAAAGCGTTGAGGTGCTGAACCGGGCTGAGACGCCGCTCCCGATCGACGAGCAGACCGGCCTCGAGCACCGTCTGGACTGGCGGTTCCTCGACGTACGGATCCGCCCCGAGGCACAGCTGCTGTTCGCGACGCAGACCACCTTCGAGCAGGGCATGCGCGAGTACGCCTACAGCCAGGGCTGCACAGAGATGCACACCCCCAAGCTCATGGACACCGCCTCCGAGTCAGGCGCTGAGGTATTCGAGCTCGGCTACTTCGGCCGCTCCGCCTACCTGGCGCAATCGCCGCAGTTCTTCAAGCAGATGGCGATCGCCGCCGGCATCGACAAGGTCTTCGAGATCGGCCCTGTGTTCCGCGCGGAGCCGTCGTTCACGTCCCGGCACGCGACGGAGTTCACCGGCGTGGACGTGGAGCTGGCATGGATCACAGACGTCGAGGACGTCATGCGCTTCGAGGAGCACATGCTCGCTCACGGCATGGCCAAAGTCGCCGAGCAACACGGTGAAGCGATCCGCGAGGTGTTCGGGGTCGAGGTGGCCGCACCTCAGGTGCCGTTCCCACGCATCACCATGGCCGAGGCTCAGGAGATCTTGCGCGGCAAGGGCTGGGACCCGGAGGGGAGGAAGGAGGACCTTGACCCCGAGGGCGAGCGTGGCGTTGCGGCGCACATCAAGGAGCAGACCGGCCACGAGTTCGTGTTCATCACGCACTACCCGACGAGCATCCGGCCCTTCTACCACATGCGTCCCGCGGACCGGCCTGACCTGACGCTGAGCTTCGACCTTCTGTGGAAGGGCCTGGAGATCACCACCGGCGCGCAACGCGAGCACCGCTACGACGTGCTGGTCAAGCAGGCCGCTGGGAAGGGCATGAGCACCGAGCCGCTGCAGGACTATCTGAACGCCTTCCGCTACGGCTGCCCACCGCATGGCGGTCTGGGCATGGGGCTGGGCCGAGTGCTGATGGTGATGCTCGGCCTTGACTCGATCCGTGAGGCCACGTTCTTGTTCCGCGGCCCGAACCGCCTGACCCCGTAG
- a CDS encoding NUDIX domain-containing protein, with protein MTTRLIAAALVTDPDSGRLLILRRGRHLDFAPGEWDVPSGKGEPREPITATAVRELKEETGVVVAEADLRLVHVVHGSWGAEVPGMFMALIFHTDRWSGTPHNAEPHKHDTIAWVSPDDLPQPFTNTTLVAVQRYLDGGPILSFDGWPEAG; from the coding sequence ATGACGACACGGCTCATCGCTGCTGCTCTCGTCACGGATCCGGACAGCGGCAGACTCCTCATCCTGCGGCGGGGCCGCCACTTGGATTTCGCGCCTGGCGAGTGGGATGTTCCCAGCGGCAAGGGGGAGCCCCGGGAACCGATCACCGCGACGGCGGTACGGGAACTGAAGGAGGAGACTGGCGTCGTGGTTGCCGAGGCGGACCTGCGCCTCGTCCACGTGGTCCATGGCTCCTGGGGAGCGGAGGTTCCGGGGATGTTTATGGCCCTGATCTTCCATACCGACCGGTGGAGCGGAACTCCCCACAATGCGGAACCGCACAAGCACGACACCATCGCCTGGGTGTCTCCGGACGACCTTCCGCAGCCCTTCACGAACACGACGCTGGTCGCCGTGCAGCGGTACCTGGACGGGGGCCCGATCCTTTCGTTCGACGGTTGGCCAGAGGCCGGATGA
- a CDS encoding NUDIX hydrolase, which translates to MISPPLREAARVVALDDAQRVLLLHHHDDGGSYWATPGGALEAGEDHAAAALRELREELGVDEKNVALGTQLAQRSQEQTVGGRAVRQVERYFLAHLEPADVDPARATQPDNIQAHRWWTLQELRETPETIYPDGLLGLIAGLLANGVPKCLIILR; encoded by the coding sequence ATGATCAGCCCACCCTTGCGGGAAGCCGCCCGCGTCGTCGCCCTCGACGATGCCCAGCGGGTCCTGCTGCTGCACCACCACGACGACGGCGGAAGCTACTGGGCCACCCCCGGCGGCGCCCTGGAGGCAGGGGAGGACCACGCTGCTGCCGCGCTCCGCGAACTGCGCGAAGAACTCGGCGTCGATGAAAAGAACGTCGCGCTAGGCACACAGCTGGCCCAGCGCAGCCAGGAGCAAACCGTCGGCGGGCGGGCAGTCCGGCAGGTTGAGCGGTACTTTCTAGCCCACCTTGAGCCCGCGGATGTCGACCCTGCCCGAGCCACTCAGCCCGACAACATCCAGGCCCACCGCTGGTGGACGCTGCAAGAACTGCGGGAGACGCCGGAGACGATCTATCCCGACGGCCTCCTCGGCCTGATTGCCGGGCTACTCGCCAACGGCGTGCCCAAGTGCCTCATCATCCTGCGCTGA
- a CDS encoding DNA phosphorothioation-associated putative methyltransferase, translating to MTQQLWSSQRHQTAIGRVGLSLPARRAVGDLQLEPDTGVLDYGCGRGGDVRALQHLGLDAAGWDPVHFPDGRREPAEVVLLTYVLNVIENPAERRETLLRAWDLAKSVLVVSARLRWERNQIKGAEYGDGILTQRRTFQRLYAAGELRDYVEEATGVRCVSAAPGIVYAFKDDAARLSYLARQVAPDGGWLASEDTASAITSVVDHLEQRGRMPQLEEMPQPIISLLGHLRPAELKRLAEQEADPAKVERSAERGALDTLQFLALELFHGRGPVSSLPLPVQLDIRAFFPSYAEACHRADRLLFKLRDDAYVRRAMNGSIAGKFTATALYVHRRALHRIPAVLRLYEQCASIAAGRPGEWSVVKLRHQGRGVSWLDYPEFDADPHPRIAASYAVDLKTLKSSFTSYADSTNRPLLHRKHEFLAEDDPDAPKYRRLTDAEVRAGLYESPHLIGTEEGWERELVRCERELRGHRLVRRTTST from the coding sequence ATGACACAGCAGCTGTGGAGCAGCCAGAGGCATCAGACCGCGATCGGCCGAGTTGGCCTCTCGCTGCCGGCTCGTCGCGCCGTCGGCGACCTCCAGCTGGAACCCGACACGGGAGTACTGGACTACGGGTGCGGACGTGGCGGCGATGTACGGGCACTGCAGCACCTCGGTCTCGACGCCGCGGGGTGGGACCCGGTCCACTTCCCGGACGGGCGGCGTGAGCCGGCCGAGGTGGTCCTTCTCACCTACGTCCTGAACGTCATTGAGAATCCCGCCGAACGACGCGAGACGCTCCTACGAGCCTGGGACCTCGCTAAATCGGTGCTGGTCGTGTCCGCGCGGCTGAGGTGGGAGCGCAACCAGATCAAAGGCGCGGAGTACGGCGACGGCATTCTCACGCAGCGCCGCACCTTCCAGCGCCTCTACGCCGCTGGCGAGCTGCGCGACTACGTCGAGGAGGCCACCGGCGTCCGCTGCGTGTCGGCGGCGCCCGGCATCGTTTACGCGTTCAAGGACGATGCGGCCCGCCTGAGCTACCTCGCCCGACAGGTCGCTCCTGACGGGGGGTGGCTGGCGTCCGAGGACACCGCCTCGGCGATCACCTCGGTCGTCGATCATCTCGAACAGCGCGGCAGGATGCCTCAGCTGGAGGAAATGCCGCAGCCCATCATCAGCCTCCTTGGCCACCTGCGCCCCGCTGAACTCAAGCGCCTTGCCGAGCAGGAAGCCGACCCCGCGAAGGTAGAACGAAGCGCCGAGCGCGGAGCCCTCGACACACTGCAGTTCCTCGCGCTGGAGCTGTTTCACGGCCGAGGCCCGGTCAGCAGTCTGCCCCTGCCAGTTCAACTGGACATCCGTGCCTTCTTCCCGTCGTACGCCGAGGCGTGCCACCGAGCGGATCGGCTGCTGTTCAAACTGCGCGACGACGCCTACGTCCGCCGGGCGATGAACGGATCGATCGCGGGCAAGTTCACCGCGACCGCCCTATACGTTCACCGCCGCGCACTCCATCGGATCCCGGCCGTGCTGCGCCTGTACGAGCAGTGCGCGAGCATTGCCGCCGGCCGTCCTGGCGAGTGGTCTGTCGTCAAGCTCCGTCATCAGGGCCGCGGGGTCAGCTGGCTCGACTATCCCGAGTTCGACGCGGATCCCCACCCGCGAATTGCGGCCTCGTACGCCGTCGACCTGAAGACCCTCAAGTCCTCCTTTACCTCGTACGCGGACTCCACCAACCGTCCCCTGCTGCACCGCAAGCACGAGTTCCTTGCCGAGGATGATCCCGACGCTCCCAAGTACCGGAGGCTCACGGACGCCGAAGTCCGCGCCGGTCTTTACGAGAGCCCGCACCTGATCGGCACGGAAGAGGGATGGGAGCGCGAACTCGTTCGCTGCGAGCGGGAGTTGCGAGGCCACAGGCTCGTACGGCGTACCACCAGTACCTGA
- a CDS encoding phosphoadenosine phosphosulfate reductase, translated as MRVISYGGGVQSTALLVLAAQREINFSTFLFANVGDDSEHPATLAYVREIAIPYAKSAELDIHELKRRRRDGATETLMQRLNRPDTRSIPIPVRMANGAPGRRNCTADFKIKVVGRWLREHGATAKAPAAVGIGISLDEIHRANRRRREAHEVIEYPLLDLGLRRDDCERIITEAGLPVPPKSSCFFCPFRTVDAWRHQRRHEPELFARSVRLEETINRRRAALGRDDVYLTRYGIPLTQAIPDESPGEGDVDEDEGACDSGWCMT; from the coding sequence ATGAGGGTCATCTCCTACGGAGGCGGCGTCCAGTCGACCGCGCTGCTGGTGCTGGCCGCCCAGCGCGAGATCAACTTCTCCACCTTCCTCTTCGCCAATGTCGGGGATGACAGCGAGCACCCGGCGACCCTCGCATACGTTCGCGAGATCGCCATCCCGTATGCCAAGAGTGCGGAACTGGACATCCACGAGCTCAAGCGACGCCGCCGTGACGGGGCGACGGAAACCCTCATGCAGCGGCTAAACCGGCCAGATACCCGGTCGATCCCCATCCCGGTCCGTATGGCCAATGGCGCTCCTGGCCGCCGCAACTGCACCGCAGACTTCAAGATCAAGGTGGTCGGGCGGTGGCTTCGGGAGCATGGCGCCACCGCGAAGGCACCGGCGGCGGTCGGCATCGGCATTTCGCTCGACGAAATCCATCGCGCCAACCGTCGGCGGAGGGAAGCCCACGAGGTCATCGAGTACCCCCTCCTCGACCTCGGGCTGCGCCGAGACGACTGCGAGCGCATCATCACCGAGGCGGGCCTGCCGGTACCGCCCAAGAGCTCCTGCTTCTTCTGCCCCTTCCGTACCGTCGATGCCTGGCGTCACCAGCGCAGACACGAGCCAGAGCTGTTCGCTCGGTCGGTCCGGCTGGAGGAGACAATCAACCGCCGACGGGCTGCGCTCGGCCGAGATGACGTTTATCTCACGAGGTACGGCATCCCGCTCACACAGGCCATCCCCGATGAGAGCCCCGGGGAAGGTGACGTCGATGAGGATGAGGGAGCGTGTGACTCCGGCTGGTGCATGACCTGA
- a CDS encoding phospholipase D family protein produces MTQPDHVWQQIADLMKGATTRVILVAPFIKKAVFEETLASVPASVEKIECVTRWTPAEVAAGVSDPEIIEAAERDERVQITLCPSLHAKIYVADDRCLVGSANLTGKATGRVPNANVELLLDVPLTHPEVQRVLSLIESRSAAATPVVAALVRQQAELLREERITSPAEGGPAPLWYPETRRPGNVFALYSGRTRFTSPVEAGIIQDLAMLDVPAGLAEHDFNAAVEARLHAIPELHKLLVGERLSNIELQTAIVERTGDPEDQARRTTETLAAWLQHFGRYYTEVGSWELRPGREHT; encoded by the coding sequence GTGACGCAGCCGGACCACGTCTGGCAGCAGATAGCCGACCTGATGAAGGGCGCCACCACGCGAGTGATCCTCGTAGCGCCCTTCATCAAGAAGGCCGTCTTCGAGGAGACCCTCGCCTCGGTGCCGGCCTCGGTGGAGAAGATCGAATGCGTCACGCGCTGGACTCCGGCGGAGGTAGCCGCCGGAGTCTCCGATCCCGAGATCATCGAGGCGGCGGAGCGGGACGAGCGCGTGCAGATCACTCTCTGCCCGTCGCTGCATGCCAAGATCTACGTCGCCGATGACCGATGCCTGGTCGGATCCGCGAACCTGACCGGCAAGGCCACCGGTCGAGTCCCCAACGCCAACGTGGAGCTCTTGCTGGATGTACCCCTCACGCATCCCGAAGTGCAGCGCGTTCTCAGCCTGATCGAGTCCCGCTCGGCAGCGGCCACACCCGTGGTGGCCGCCCTTGTCCGGCAGCAGGCAGAACTTCTGAGGGAGGAACGCATCACGTCCCCGGCCGAGGGTGGACCCGCCCCGCTCTGGTACCCGGAGACGAGGCGCCCGGGGAACGTGTTCGCGCTGTACAGCGGGCGCACGCGATTCACCTCGCCGGTTGAGGCCGGCATCATCCAGGACCTTGCCATGCTCGATGTCCCGGCAGGTTTGGCGGAGCACGACTTCAATGCGGCGGTCGAAGCTCGGCTGCACGCCATCCCAGAACTCCACAAGCTGCTCGTCGGCGAGCGCCTCAGCAACATCGAGCTCCAGACGGCCATCGTGGAACGCACAGGAGACCCAGAAGACCAGGCACGGAGGACGACCGAGACACTCGCGGCCTGGCTGCAGCACTTCGGCCGCTATTACACCGAGGTGGGATCGTGGGAGCTGCGGCCAGGACGGGAGCACACCTAA